In the genome of Porphyrobacter sp. ULC335, one region contains:
- a CDS encoding flagellar hook assembly protein FlgD has product MTTTTTTTSLAPAAQATLDRLNKPSQLKGGGLGSLDGGDFLKLLTTQLTFQDPLKPTDNEAMLAQMAQFSALAATTESGATLEEISTKLDRLIAAQEAALRPPATTPKP; this is encoded by the coding sequence ATGACCACCACCACGACCACCACCAGTCTTGCCCCCGCCGCGCAGGCGACGCTGGATCGCCTCAACAAGCCCTCGCAGCTCAAGGGCGGCGGTCTCGGCTCGCTCGACGGCGGTGACTTCCTCAAGCTGCTGACCACGCAGCTGACCTTTCAGGACCCGCTCAAGCCGACCGATAACGAGGCGATGCTGGCGCAGATGGCGCAGTTTTCCGCACTGGCCGCGACCACCGAAAGCGGCGCGACGCTGGAAGAAATCTCCACCAAGCTCGACCGCCTGATCGCGGCGCAAGAGGCTGCCTTGCGGCCTCCCGCCACCACTCCGAAACCCTGA
- a CDS encoding flagellar hook basal-body protein, whose amino-acid sequence MSFFTSLSGLKNAETDLRVIANNIANAETVGFKKSSVQFADLVATGSATDPRRSPGIGATIAGITQDFVLGPLEQTGRSLDIAIDGDGFFALSNPFSTDVSYSRNGNFRLTAGGDVEDAWGNRLQAFPVDAAGNPTSTVPGDVAVPVTNGAGATLANVTINVRGIVTAAYSDGTTQPVGQVALATFPAPNGLRTIGQTKFQATGDSGAAVFGNPGIGSYGEMISGALERSNVDLAEEMVSLLTAQRNFQANARAIDTATQISTTVINLRQQ is encoded by the coding sequence ATGTCTTTCTTCACCTCCCTGTCCGGCCTCAAGAACGCCGAGACCGATCTGCGCGTCATCGCCAACAACATCGCCAACGCCGAAACCGTGGGCTTCAAGAAAAGCTCGGTGCAGTTCGCCGATCTGGTCGCCACCGGTTCCGCGACCGATCCGCGCCGCAGCCCCGGCATCGGCGCGACCATTGCCGGGATCACGCAGGATTTCGTGCTCGGCCCGCTTGAACAGACTGGCCGCAGCCTTGACATTGCGATTGACGGCGACGGCTTCTTCGCGCTGTCCAACCCCTTCTCGACCGACGTGTCCTATAGCCGCAACGGCAATTTCCGCCTGACCGCGGGCGGCGATGTGGAAGATGCGTGGGGCAACCGCCTGCAGGCCTTCCCGGTTGATGCGGCGGGCAACCCGACGTCGACCGTCCCCGGCGATGTCGCCGTCCCGGTGACCAACGGGGCCGGTGCGACGCTTGCCAATGTCACCATCAATGTGCGCGGGATCGTGACCGCCGCCTATTCGGACGGCACCACCCAGCCGGTCGGTCAGGTGGCGCTGGCGACCTTCCCCGCGCCGAATGGCCTGCGCACCATCGGCCAGACCAAGTTCCAGGCGACCGGCGATTCCGGCGCGGCGGTGTTCGGCAATCCGGGCATCGGTTCCTATGGCGAGATGATCAGCGGCGCGCTTGAACGGTCGAACGTCGATCTGGCCGAGGAGATGGTTTCGCTGCTGACCGCACAGCGCAATTTCCAGGCCAATGCCCGCGCCATCGACACCGCGACGCAGATTTCGACCACCGTCATCAACCTGCGCCAGCAGTAA
- a CDS encoding flagellar basal body rod protein FlgF, with translation MDRLIYTAMTAMNAAMDRQRVVANNLANASTPGFRQEIFAVTPATLKDGSLEARALARGNVRGADMAPARVVPTGNPLDVALEGKALIAYQSPDRQGEIYSRRGDLRVAASGVIENGEGLAVLGEGGTPITVPPGFSISLAADGTVLASDPAAPNAAAEAIDRIRLVNPEGSPLAKGVDSFLKVPGGGVLPPDPTARLTSGALEMSNVETADTLVQMIEAQRAFEQRAKIIATAGTLDEAGSGLMALR, from the coding sequence ATGGACCGGCTGATCTACACCGCCATGACCGCGATGAACGCGGCGATGGACCGGCAGCGGGTGGTGGCGAACAACCTCGCCAACGCCAGCACGCCGGGCTTTCGTCAGGAGATCTTCGCGGTCACCCCGGCAACGCTCAAGGACGGATCGCTGGAGGCCCGCGCCCTGGCGCGCGGCAATGTGCGCGGGGCGGACATGGCCCCGGCGCGCGTCGTGCCGACCGGCAATCCGCTCGACGTTGCGCTCGAAGGCAAGGCGCTTATCGCCTACCAGTCCCCCGACCGCCAGGGCGAGATCTACTCGCGGCGCGGCGACCTTCGGGTGGCGGCCTCTGGCGTGATCGAGAATGGCGAGGGGCTGGCGGTGCTGGGCGAGGGCGGGACACCGATCACGGTGCCGCCCGGCTTCAGCATCAGCCTTGCCGCCGATGGCACGGTGCTCGCCAGCGATCCGGCCGCGCCCAATGCCGCTGCCGAAGCGATCGACCGCATCAGGCTGGTCAATCCCGAAGGCAGCCCGCTCGCCAAGGGGGTCGACAGCTTTCTGAAAGTCCCCGGTGGCGGCGTGCTGCCCCCCGATCCGACCGCGCGGCTCACCTCCGGCGCGCTCGAAATGTCCAATGTCGAGACCGCCGATACGCTGGTGCAGATGATCGAGGCGCAGCGCGCCTTTGAACAGCGCGCCAAGATCATCGCCACTGCAGGCACGCTCGATGAAGCCGGCAGCGGCCTGATGGCGCTGCGCTGA
- the flgG gene encoding flagellar basal-body rod protein FlgG, translating to MPTSALHVARTGLEAQDARMRVIANNLANIGTTGFKRDRVDFASLAYQEQRVAGQASTGQTAFAVGLNLGTGVQVQGTSRMSTQGTLNPTGNTFDLALDGDGFFQVELPPGGQIGFTRAGNFALANDGTLITAQGYALQPPLQVPAGAQSITIAPDGTVSALTPGNAEPTLLGQLTVASFVNPAGLRAIGDNFLVETAASGPAELGFAGENGRGQIRQGMLEASNVNVVEELVEMIEAQRAYEINSKMVSAVDEMLRNANQTL from the coding sequence ATGCCCACTTCCGCCCTTCACGTCGCCCGTACGGGCCTTGAGGCACAGGATGCGCGGATGCGCGTCATCGCCAACAACCTCGCCAATATCGGCACCACCGGCTTCAAGCGCGACCGCGTGGATTTCGCCTCGCTCGCCTATCAGGAACAGCGCGTCGCCGGGCAGGCCTCGACCGGGCAGACCGCCTTTGCGGTGGGCCTCAACCTTGGCACGGGCGTGCAGGTGCAGGGCACCAGCCGGATGTCCACGCAGGGCACGCTCAATCCCACCGGCAACACCTTCGATCTGGCGCTGGATGGCGACGGGTTCTTTCAGGTTGAACTGCCGCCGGGCGGGCAGATCGGCTTCACCCGCGCGGGCAATTTCGCGCTGGCGAACGATGGCACGCTGATCACCGCGCAGGGCTATGCGCTCCAGCCGCCGCTGCAGGTGCCCGCGGGTGCGCAGTCGATCACCATTGCGCCCGATGGCACGGTGAGCGCGCTGACCCCCGGCAATGCCGAGCCGACGCTGCTCGGCCAGCTGACCGTGGCGAGCTTCGTCAATCCGGCGGGCTTGCGCGCCATCGGCGACAACTTCCTTGTCGAAACCGCCGCCTCCGGCCCCGCCGAACTCGGCTTTGCGGGCGAGAACGGGCGCGGGCAGATCCGGCAGGGCATGCTTGAAGCCTCGAACGTCAATGTGGTCGAGGAGCTGGTCGAGATGATCGAGGCCCAGCGCGCCTACGAGATCAATTCCAAGATGGTCAGCGCGGTCGACGAGATGCTGCGCAACGCCAACCAGACGCTGTGA
- a CDS encoding flagellar basal body L-ring protein FlgH, translating to MQRRLLILAAPLALAACMGSGGQGPQAGFTAPPPPGAAMTAAQMGDPFGVAVPAPQPASAGAIFQIGNGYSGLVTGTRARALGDMVTIILTEATTTTKSTQGRTQREGSFGITPPTSGPLDFLNPNALKAAAEGSFTGGGNAAQQSRLNGAVAVTIAAIYPNGTAEVVGEKQMMFSQGDEWVQFAGRIRLVDIDSDNRLASSQVANARIIYSGKGAVQQASRPGWLSRFFNFVSPF from the coding sequence ATGCAAAGACGTCTTCTCATCCTTGCCGCGCCGCTGGCGCTGGCGGCCTGCATGGGCTCTGGCGGACAGGGCCCGCAGGCAGGCTTCACCGCGCCGCCGCCGCCGGGTGCCGCCATGACGGCAGCGCAAATGGGCGATCCCTTCGGCGTCGCCGTTCCCGCGCCGCAGCCCGCCAGCGCGGGCGCGATCTTCCAGATCGGCAATGGCTATTCCGGCCTTGTCACCGGCACCCGCGCGCGGGCGCTGGGCGATATGGTGACGATTATCCTGACCGAAGCCACCACCACCACCAAGAGCACGCAGGGCCGCACGCAGCGCGAAGGCAGCTTTGGAATCACCCCGCCCACCTCCGGGCCGCTCGATTTCCTGAACCCCAACGCCCTTAAAGCTGCGGCCGAAGGGTCGTTCACTGGGGGAGGCAATGCCGCACAGCAAAGCCGCCTCAACGGTGCGGTCGCTGTGACCATTGCCGCGATCTACCCCAACGGCACCGCCGAAGTGGTCGGAGAAAAGCAGATGATGTTCAGCCAGGGTGACGAATGGGTGCAATTCGCCGGCCGCATCCGGCTGGTCGATATCGACAGCGACAACCGCCTCGCGTCCTCGCAGGTCGCCAATGCCCGGATCATCTATTCGGGCAAGGGCGCGGTGCAGCAGGCGAGCCGTCCGGGCTGGCTGAGCCGTTTCTTCAACTTCGTCTCGCCGTTCTGA
- a CDS encoding flagellar basal body P-ring protein FlgI has protein sequence MRILAPILYLLIALVAGQIPASASAERIRDLGQFEGLRANQLTGYGVVVGLQGTGDNNLEYVTEAMRGVSGRLGLQLPPGVSPILRNAAAVIVTAELPPFAKPGQRIDITVSTLGQALSLRGGALILTPLYGADGQIYAMAQGNVAVGGLGVTGRDGSQVSVNVATVGRIADGASVERAVATGFDLSPTLRFNLHKADFLTAARVRDAINSRYPGIAAIADGVSIELALPQGNDLRSGIMAEIEMLGVNPAPVAARVIVNSRTGTVVINDAVRLSPAAVSHGKLVIRIDENPAIVQPAPFSRGETAQEESSDITVEERSDRVAYMPGAASLSEIVDALNLLGVGASDLVVILESLKQAGSLQAEMVVL, from the coding sequence ATGCGTATCCTCGCCCCGATCCTTTATCTGCTGATCGCGCTGGTCGCCGGGCAGATCCCCGCTTCTGCCTCTGCCGAGCGTATCCGCGATCTCGGACAGTTCGAAGGTCTGCGCGCCAACCAGCTGACCGGTTATGGCGTGGTCGTCGGCCTGCAAGGCACGGGCGACAACAATCTCGAATACGTGACCGAGGCGATGCGCGGTGTGTCCGGCAGGCTGGGGCTGCAATTGCCGCCCGGCGTCTCGCCGATCCTGCGCAATGCCGCGGCCGTGATCGTCACCGCCGAACTGCCGCCCTTTGCCAAGCCCGGGCAGCGGATCGACATTACCGTTTCCACTCTGGGTCAGGCCCTGAGCCTGCGCGGCGGGGCGCTGATCCTCACCCCGCTGTATGGCGCGGACGGGCAGATCTACGCGATGGCGCAGGGCAATGTCGCGGTCGGCGGTCTGGGCGTGACCGGGCGCGATGGTTCGCAAGTCAGCGTCAATGTCGCCACAGTCGGCCGCATCGCCGACGGAGCGAGCGTCGAACGCGCGGTTGCCACCGGCTTCGACCTGTCGCCCACGCTGCGCTTCAACCTCCACAAGGCCGATTTCCTCACCGCGGCGCGGGTGCGTGACGCGATCAACAGCCGCTATCCGGGCATCGCCGCCATCGCCGACGGGGTGAGCATCGAGCTTGCCCTGCCGCAGGGCAACGACCTCAGATCAGGGATCATGGCGGAAATCGAGATGCTGGGCGTCAACCCCGCGCCGGTCGCCGCGCGGGTGATCGTCAACAGCCGCACCGGCACGGTGGTGATCAATGATGCCGTGCGATTGTCCCCCGCCGCAGTCAGCCACGGCAAGCTGGTGATCCGCATCGACGAGAACCCGGCGATCGTCCAGCCTGCCCCCTTCAGCCGCGGCGAAACCGCACAGGAGGAATCCAGCGACATCACGGTGGAGGAACGCTCCGACCGGGTGGCCTACATGCCCGGCGCGGCGTCTCTCTCCGAGATCGTTGATGCGCTGAACCTGCTGGGCGTGGGCGCATCGGACCTGGTGGTGATCCTCGAAAGCCTCAAGCAGGCCGGCAGCCTGCAAGCCGAAATGGTGGTTCTGTGA
- a CDS encoding flagellar biosynthesis protein FlgJ — protein sequence MTGPVAPYGPVTPGSAVRPEAASSSGLSPERAALRKAAEGFEAIMVRKMLATARAASFAEETPLTGGGLQQFQTMRDEHFADVAAQSGAFGFARSIEAQLAQHLPVQRVS from the coding sequence GTGACCGGGCCTGTTGCCCCCTACGGCCCGGTCACGCCCGGCAGCGCGGTTCGCCCGGAGGCGGCCAGTTCCTCTGGTCTCTCCCCCGAGCGGGCCGCGCTGCGCAAGGCGGCCGAAGGCTTCGAGGCGATCATGGTGCGCAAGATGCTCGCCACCGCGCGTGCCGCCAGCTTCGCCGAGGAAACCCCGCTGACTGGCGGTGGCCTCCAGCAGTTCCAGACAATGCGCGATGAACACTTCGCCGATGTCGCCGCGCAGTCGGGTGCCTTCGGGTTTGCACGGAGTATCGAAGCGCAGCTTGCGCAACACCTTCCGGTCCAGAGGGTTAGCTGA
- the flgK gene encoding flagellar hook-associated protein FlgK: MPTAIFTIARSGLTTSRRSLELTAQNIANAENVDYSRRTLTQGELVMTGSIGVNAQDSLGGVRPGLIERAESALVQRQARDSSSALAAAEAEFFALREAESALETSGVYKGLVDYEAALTRLQNNPTEPALRLSALESARKMAGNLRIANGTLANARTLVQAEVSAEALTVNELANELAAINADLVGAREGTAGRASLLDARDKALRGLAKEFAINPTINANGTADVTLSGTPPVALVTGGAAQAVAVSYAADGTASFSVGGSAFAPAGGAMAGRANALAEMAALQTGLDTLAVSAITISNTAQANGVGTDGTPGQPLFAGTGASNINVVLASAAGLATAAAGSPAGSRDTTNLAALIAALGAPTGPTNGADSLLLGLSSRVSALETRTEGLSVVAASADAELLRETGVDLDTEAANLVRLQQAFEANSRVIQVAASLFDTVLDLR; the protein is encoded by the coding sequence ATGCCCACCGCAATCTTCACCATTGCCCGTTCGGGCCTCACCACGAGCCGCCGCAGCCTTGAGCTGACGGCGCAGAACATCGCCAATGCGGAAAACGTGGATTATTCGCGCCGCACCCTGACGCAGGGCGAGCTGGTGATGACCGGATCGATCGGCGTCAATGCGCAGGATTCACTTGGCGGGGTGCGTCCCGGCCTGATCGAGCGTGCGGAAAGCGCGCTGGTGCAGCGCCAGGCGCGCGATTCCTCGTCGGCGCTGGCGGCGGCGGAGGCAGAGTTCTTCGCCCTGCGCGAGGCGGAAAGCGCGCTGGAGACTTCAGGCGTTTACAAGGGCCTCGTCGATTACGAGGCGGCGTTGACGCGGCTTCAGAACAACCCGACCGAACCGGCGCTGCGGCTGTCCGCGCTGGAAAGCGCGCGCAAGATGGCGGGCAATCTCCGCATCGCCAACGGCACGCTGGCCAATGCCCGCACGCTGGTGCAGGCCGAGGTCAGCGCCGAAGCGCTGACGGTGAACGAACTCGCCAATGAACTCGCCGCGATCAACGCCGATCTGGTCGGCGCGCGCGAAGGCACCGCAGGCCGCGCATCATTGCTCGACGCCCGCGACAAGGCCTTGCGGGGCCTCGCCAAGGAATTTGCGATCAACCCCACCATCAATGCCAATGGCACGGCTGATGTCACGCTGTCCGGAACGCCCCCGGTGGCGCTTGTCACGGGCGGCGCCGCGCAGGCCGTGGCCGTCAGCTACGCCGCCGATGGCACTGCAAGCTTCTCCGTCGGCGGCTCGGCATTCGCCCCCGCAGGCGGCGCAATGGCGGGCCGCGCCAATGCTCTTGCGGAAATGGCCGCGCTGCAGACCGGGCTCGACACGCTGGCGGTTTCAGCGATCACCATCTCCAACACTGCGCAGGCCAACGGGGTGGGTACCGATGGCACCCCCGGCCAGCCGCTTTTCGCCGGCACGGGCGCGAGCAACATCAATGTGGTGCTCGCTTCGGCTGCCGGGCTGGCGACGGCTGCGGCGGGCTCTCCTGCGGGCAGCCGCGATACCACCAACCTTGCTGCGCTGATCGCCGCGCTCGGCGCGCCGACCGGGCCGACCAATGGCGCGGACTCGCTGCTGCTCGGTCTTTCCAGCCGGGTCTCCGCACTTGAAACCCGCACCGAGGGCCTCAGCGTCGTCGCCGCCAGCGCCGATGCCGAACTGCTGCGCGAAACCGGCGTCGATCTCGATACCGAGGCCGCCAATCTGGTGCGTCTGCAACAGGCTTTCGAAGCCAACAGCCGCGTGATCCAGGTCGCCGCCTCGCTGTTCGATACCGTCCTTGATCTGAGATAG
- the motA gene encoding flagellar motor stator protein MotA — translation MFVAIGIVVLLVMVFGGFMLAGGAMGPVLAALPFEFMMIGGAAVGATLIGNSMHAIKLLGGGIGKVFKGPKYTDEDHIDAIALTSKLMKLLRSEGAVALESHVTEPGSSTLFSEYPRLQADPVVTAMICDPLTLMVVSSGTLDTHAVEDVIDSAIKTQLHEMDEPAHMIQSLADALPALGIVAAVLGIIKTMGAINEPPEILGKMIGSALVGTFLGVLLAYGFAGPLGTRLKQINTHDQQIFHSIKQVIIASLHGYPQPLVLEAARSGLPPAHRPKLTDLLDMMRGR, via the coding sequence GTGTTTGTTGCAATAGGCATTGTTGTGCTGCTGGTCATGGTGTTCGGCGGGTTCATGCTCGCCGGCGGGGCCATGGGCCCTGTGCTGGCGGCCTTGCCGTTCGAATTCATGATGATCGGCGGCGCGGCCGTCGGCGCGACGCTGATCGGCAACTCGATGCACGCGATCAAGCTGCTTGGCGGCGGGATCGGCAAGGTGTTCAAGGGGCCGAAATACACCGACGAAGACCATATCGACGCGATCGCGCTGACATCCAAGCTGATGAAGCTGCTGCGGTCCGAAGGTGCGGTCGCGCTGGAAAGCCACGTGACCGAGCCCGGATCATCGACGCTCTTCTCCGAATATCCGCGCCTTCAGGCCGATCCGGTGGTCACCGCGATGATCTGCGATCCGCTCACCCTGATGGTCGTGTCCTCGGGCACGCTCGATACCCATGCGGTGGAGGATGTGATCGACAGCGCGATCAAGACCCAGCTGCACGAAATGGACGAGCCTGCGCACATGATCCAGTCGCTCGCCGATGCGCTGCCCGCGCTCGGGATCGTCGCGGCGGTGCTCGGCATCATCAAGACGATGGGCGCGATCAACGAGCCGCCGGAAATCCTCGGCAAGATGATCGGTTCCGCACTTGTCGGGACGTTCCTCGGGGTGCTGCTCGCCTATGGCTTTGCCGGGCCGCTGGGCACGCGGCTGAAGCAGATCAACACCCACGACCAGCAGATCTTCCATTCGATCAAGCAGGTCATCATCGCGTCGCTGCACGGTTACCCGCAGCCGCTGGTGCTGGAAGCCGCACGCTCGGGCCTGCCGCCTGCGCACCGCCCGAAGCTGACCGACCTGCTCGACATGATGAGAGGTCGCTGA
- a CDS encoding flagellar motor protein MotB translates to MAEADAKLAIPAPIIVKKVTIIEGGHHGGAWKVAYADFVTAMMAFFLLLWLLGATEEKQRKGIADYFTPTLVKMRQESAGADGLLGGSSITDADNYPNRQGQTGTRSITIPRGVTGGPAEGGGRGELDSKKLKELQDKIDKKLVQRRQLRHLARQVRVMRSPEGIRIDLMDNADFSMFELGTTILTKEARGLLQVMAETLKDESAPLILRGHTDSLPWRGGVTANNWSLSSGRAEATRQALVLGGVAQKRIVRIEGVADTEPLVADSPADPRNRRISLLLLEGRGAAKSGPQQEAGGKGKR, encoded by the coding sequence GTGGCCGAGGCCGATGCGAAACTGGCGATCCCCGCGCCGATCATCGTCAAGAAGGTCACGATTATCGAAGGCGGCCATCACGGCGGCGCGTGGAAGGTTGCCTATGCCGACTTCGTGACCGCGATGATGGCGTTCTTCCTGCTGCTGTGGCTGCTCGGCGCGACCGAGGAGAAGCAGCGCAAGGGGATTGCCGATTACTTCACCCCGACGCTCGTCAAGATGCGCCAGGAAAGCGCCGGGGCAGACGGGCTGCTGGGTGGATCATCAATAACCGATGCGGATAATTATCCCAACCGTCAGGGCCAAACCGGCACGCGGTCGATCACCATTCCGCGCGGTGTCACCGGCGGGCCGGCCGAAGGGGGCGGGCGCGGCGAGCTGGATTCCAAGAAGCTGAAGGAGCTTCAGGACAAGATCGACAAGAAGCTCGTCCAGCGCCGCCAGTTGCGCCACCTCGCGCGGCAGGTGCGGGTGATGCGCTCTCCCGAGGGTATCCGCATCGACCTGATGGACAATGCCGATTTCTCGATGTTCGAACTCGGCACCACGATCCTCACCAAGGAAGCGCGCGGGCTGCTGCAAGTGATGGCCGAGACGCTGAAGGATGAAAGCGCTCCGCTGATCCTGCGCGGTCACACGGATTCGCTGCCGTGGCGCGGCGGGGTGACGGCCAATAACTGGTCGCTCTCGTCCGGCCGCGCGGAAGCGACGCGTCAGGCGCTGGTGCTGGGCGGCGTGGCGCAAAAGCGCATCGTCCGCATCGAAGGTGTCGCCGACACCGAGCCGCTGGTCGCCGACAGCCCCGCCGATCCACGCAACCGCCGCATCTCGTTGCTGCTGCTGGAGGGGCGGGGGGCGGCCAAGAGCGGGCCGCAGCAGGAGGCCGGGGGCAAGGGCAAGCGCTGA
- a CDS encoding helix-turn-helix transcriptional regulator, giving the protein MKTRAQQLDRKATGISILVALQALACAFFLADLAGDIAAEGIGLHLAVEGLAAMALLVAVVLGALQVRGLIAAARRDEAAVAAAQGALGDLIRLRFAEWQLTAAEADVALFALKGCDITEIARLRGSAAGTVRAQLARVYAKAEVESQSGLIAQFLEELIVSPVK; this is encoded by the coding sequence ATGAAGACAAGAGCCCAGCAGCTCGATCGCAAGGCCACGGGAATAAGCATCCTCGTGGCCTTGCAGGCGCTTGCCTGCGCCTTCTTCCTTGCCGATCTGGCCGGTGACATTGCCGCCGAAGGCATCGGGCTGCACCTTGCGGTCGAGGGACTGGCCGCCATGGCCTTGCTGGTGGCGGTGGTGCTCGGCGCCTTGCAGGTGCGCGGCCTGATTGCGGCGGCCCGGCGTGACGAGGCCGCCGTGGCGGCAGCGCAAGGCGCGCTTGGCGATCTCATCCGCTTGCGTTTTGCCGAGTGGCAGCTGACCGCAGCCGAAGCGGATGTTGCCCTGTTCGCGCTGAAGGGTTGCGACATCACCGAAATTGCGCGGCTGCGCGGATCGGCGGCGGGAACGGTGCGGGCCCAGCTTGCGCGGGTCTATGCCAAAGCCGAAGTCGAATCCCAGTCAGGGCTGATCGCGCAATTCCTCGAAGAACTGATCGTCAGCCCCGTAAAGTGA
- a CDS encoding cytochrome b/b6 domain-containing protein, with translation MTAPAPAATIDTPPRPWDPIVKITHWTIVLAVLANALVTEEGSGPHIWVGYGLAAILGLRLLWGLVGPTEARFAAFWPSPRKALSHIHDIRAGRVTQHASHNPLGALMVWAIWTCLLAIIATGIAMAGPPSLDPTLRDDEAHVIGEASAEHDAREEGDEGEEEGPLGEVHEIAANLLYVLILLHLAGVICETRRSGRQVLVAMAPHRR, from the coding sequence ATGACCGCACCCGCACCCGCCGCCACCATCGATACACCCCCGCGTCCCTGGGACCCGATCGTGAAGATCACCCACTGGACCATCGTGCTGGCGGTTCTCGCCAATGCGCTGGTGACCGAGGAAGGCTCCGGCCCGCACATCTGGGTAGGCTACGGGCTTGCCGCGATCCTTGGCCTGCGCCTGTTGTGGGGGCTGGTCGGCCCCACCGAAGCGCGCTTCGCCGCCTTCTGGCCAAGCCCGCGCAAGGCGCTTTCTCATATCCATGACATCCGCGCGGGGCGGGTGACGCAGCATGCCTCGCACAATCCGCTCGGCGCATTGATGGTCTGGGCGATCTGGACCTGCCTGCTCGCCATTATCGCCACCGGCATTGCCATGGCCGGCCCGCCCTCGCTCGACCCCACCCTGCGTGATGACGAAGCCCATGTCATTGGTGAAGCGAGCGCGGAGCATGACGCACGGGAGGAAGGCGACGAGGGCGAGGAGGAAGGCCCGCTCGGCGAGGTGCACGAGATTGCCGCCAATCTCCTCTATGTCCTGATCCTGCTCCATCTGGCGGGCGTCATCTGCGAGACCCGGCGCAGCGGGCGGCAGGTTCTTGTGGCGATGGCACCGCACAGGCGATAG
- a CDS encoding flagellin → MNVINTNTSAMRATNSAVAAGKMLGTAMERLSSGKRINSAADDAAGLAIVNSMTSQIRGMSQGIRNANDGISLAQTAEGALNEVTNMLQRVRELAVQAGSDTYADTDRANIQVEVDELTAQIGQVVANSEFNGVKLFDGSVATVTVLAGANDADTVDLTLDDLTALTSGGGAAGSFDVTGTDGTAARAALTDIDADIESISTTRATLGAGQNRLQSAVNNLTNVSTNLTDARSRIADTDYSQETTALAKAQILGQASTAMLAQANQSQQNVLSLLR, encoded by the coding sequence ATGAACGTGATCAACACCAACACTTCGGCGATGCGCGCCACCAACTCGGCCGTTGCTGCGGGCAAGATGCTCGGCACCGCGATGGAACGCCTTTCTTCGGGCAAGCGCATCAACAGCGCCGCCGACGACGCCGCCGGCCTCGCCATCGTCAACTCGATGACCTCGCAGATCCGCGGCATGTCGCAGGGTATCCGCAACGCCAATGACGGCATCAGCCTCGCCCAGACCGCTGAAGGCGCGCTCAACGAAGTGACCAACATGCTCCAGCGTGTCCGCGAACTGGCGGTGCAGGCCGGTTCGGACACCTATGCCGACACCGACCGCGCCAACATCCAGGTCGAAGTCGACGAACTGACCGCGCAGATCGGCCAGGTTGTCGCCAACTCCGAGTTCAACGGCGTGAAGCTGTTCGACGGTTCGGTTGCCACCGTGACGGTGCTCGCCGGTGCCAATGATGCCGATACGGTCGACCTGACGCTTGATGACCTGACCGCGCTGACCTCGGGCGGCGGCGCTGCCGGCTCGTTCGACGTGACCGGCACGGACGGTACGGCGGCACGTGCTGCGCTGACCGACATCGACGCCGACATCGAGAGCATCTCGACCACCCGCGCTACGCTGGGTGCCGGGCAGAACCGTCTGCAGTCCGCGGTGAACAACCTCACCAACGTCTCGACCAACCTGACCGACGCGCGTTCGCGGATCGCGGATACCGACTATTCGCAGGAAACCACCGCGCTCGCCAAGGCCCAGATCCTCGGCCAGGCCTCGACCGCGATGTTGGCGCAGGCCAACCAGTCGCAGCAGAACGTGCTGTCGCTGCTGCGTTAA